In Candidatus Hydrogenedentota bacterium, the following proteins share a genomic window:
- the tcmP gene encoding three-Cys-motif partner protein TcmP → MEIPDFYDDREQTLVKHVVLRTYLERFAHIIGNWCKSITYIDCFSGPWESRDVALSDTSFGIAIKELTKARDDLRESPLKKKMRVRCCFVEKDQTAASRLRSFAESVPDVEIRIVNNTFQASIPEILEFVKADPDTFAFYFIDPKGWTGFDMSTIKPLFANTRSEVLVNFMSYHINRFIRVPDYADSFIGLYGCHDFLSRIDEQSSGRDSIEAMVQVYCDNLRKSGAFEFVSSAYVIHRDMDCKHYHLIYGTRNIRGLEEFRKAERNAMEVMEHARNQVRQRRALESGQGELFGSEEIQERWPYYEELRETQLKATRSALFAKLKEDKRVSFDEFWKFSLHFPLVWHSDVSNWIKEWRKSDGLQIVGLASGERTPKFGKNHSLVLLK, encoded by the coding sequence ATGGAAATTCCAGATTTTTATGATGACCGGGAGCAGACTCTAGTCAAGCACGTAGTCCTCAGGACTTACCTTGAGCGCTTCGCGCACATCATTGGCAATTGGTGCAAATCAATAACGTATATTGATTGTTTCTCAGGCCCTTGGGAGTCCAGAGATGTCGCGCTCTCAGATACCTCATTTGGAATTGCCATTAAAGAACTAACGAAAGCAAGGGACGACCTGAGAGAGTCTCCTCTCAAGAAGAAGATGCGAGTGCGCTGTTGCTTTGTGGAGAAGGACCAAACTGCGGCGTCAAGGTTGCGTAGTTTCGCTGAGAGTGTGCCAGATGTCGAAATCAGAATTGTCAACAACACCTTTCAGGCGTCCATTCCTGAGATTCTTGAGTTCGTCAAGGCCGACCCAGATACGTTTGCTTTTTACTTTATCGACCCCAAAGGTTGGACTGGTTTCGACATGTCCACAATCAAACCGCTTTTTGCAAACACACGCTCAGAAGTCCTCGTCAACTTCATGTCCTATCACATAAATAGGTTCATCAGAGTACCCGATTATGCCGACAGCTTCATTGGTCTGTATGGTTGCCACGATTTCTTATCGCGTATTGACGAACAATCTTCTGGGCGCGATTCGATTGAAGCGATGGTTCAAGTCTACTGCGACAATCTGAGGAAGTCCGGGGCATTTGAATTTGTGAGTTCTGCGTATGTAATTCACAGGGATATGGACTGCAAACACTATCACTTGATCTATGGCACCAGAAATATTAGGGGACTCGAGGAGTTCAGGAAAGCCGAGAGGAATGCCATGGAAGTTATGGAGCACGCTCGCAACCAAGTCAGGCAAAGAAGAGCCCTGGAGAGTGGTCAAGGGGAATTGTTCGGCAGTGAAGAGATCCAAGAGAGATGGCCGTACTATGAAGAGTTGCGAGAAACACAACTCAAAGCTACGCGTTCTGCACTTTTCGCGAAGCTCAAGGAGGACAAACGAGTTTCATTTGATGAATTCTGGAAGTTCTCTCTCCACTTTCCGTTGGTTTGGCACTCTGATGTCAGTAACTGGATTAAGGAGTGGAGGAAGTCTGATGGTCTTCAGATAGTTGGTTTGGCTTCAGGTGAGCGCACTCCTAAGTTTGGGAAGAATCACTCACTTGTGTTGTTGAAGTAG